The Candidatus Cloacimonadota bacterium genome has a window encoding:
- a CDS encoding ATP-binding protein translates to FDRCNFFYEFQDLPKKDIAQLCSEILEIKFHPDIVDYVHFHSCGNVRKAMKLIRSVEEIGRYKNLEVVSQADLDD, encoded by the coding sequence CTTCGATAGATGCAACTTCTTTTATGAGTTCCAAGACCTGCCCAAAAAGGACATAGCACAGCTATGCAGTGAGATCCTGGAGATCAAGTTCCATCCGGACATAGTCGACTATGTCCACTTCCACTCCTGCGGCAATGTCCGCAAAGCCATGAAGCTAATCCGCTCAGTGGAAGAGATAGGCAGATACAAGAACCTCGAAGTAGTATCCCAAGCAGATCTGGATGATTGA